From the genome of Argentina anserina chromosome 4, drPotAnse1.1, whole genome shotgun sequence, one region includes:
- the LOC126790675 gene encoding superoxide dismutase [Fe] 3, chloroplastic, with translation MISASSPPSSHLLLTHSSQCFKTPKLSHQCKQQNTRADPSRRASKVVAYYGLKEPPYKLDALEPYMSRRTLEVHWGGHHRNYVEGLNKQLEKSDKLYGYTFDELVKATYNNGNPLPEFNNAAQVWNHDFFWESMQPGGGDMPKLGVLEQIEKDFGSYTSFREKFIEAALTLFGSGWVWLVLKREERQLKIIRTSNAICPLVWDDIPIISLDMWEHAYYLDYKNDKGKYVDTFMNHLVSWNAAMVRMARAEAFVNLGEPSIPVA, from the exons ATGATATCCGCTTCTTCTCCTCCAAGCTCTCATCTTTTATTGACTCACTCTTCTCAGTGTTTTAAAACTCCCAAGCTTTCTCATCAg TGTAAGCAGCAGAATACAAGGGCTGATCCATCACGAAGGGCTTCTAAAGTTGTTGCTTATTATGGCTTGAAGGAGCCACCTTATAAACTT GATGCCTTGGAACCCTATATGAGTCGGAGGACATTGGAGGTTCATTGGGGAGGCCATCATCGTAACTACGTGGAAGGTTTAAACAAACAGCTTGAGAAGAGTGACAAGCTGTATGGCTACACTTTTGATGAACTTGTCAAAGCAACATATAATAATGGCAATCCCTTACCTGAATTTAACAACGCAGCTCAG GTGTGGAATCATGACTTTTTTTGGGAATCCATGCAACCTGGAGGGGGGGACATGCCCAAACTAGGTGTACTTGAGCAGATTGAAAAGGATTTTGGTTCCTATACAAGTTTCAGAGAGAAGTTTATAGAAGCAGCACTAACTCTATTTGGCTCAGGCTGGGTTTGGCTTGTTT tgaagagagaagagagacaGCTTAAGATAATTAGAACTTCAAATGCCATTTGCCCACTTGTCTGGGATGACATA CCGATAATCAGTTTGGATATGTGGGAG CATGCTTACTATCTGGATTACAAG AATGACAAAGGAAAGTATGTGGATACATTTATGAACCACCTGGTGTCTTGGAATGCCGCAATGGTGCGCATGGCCCGTGCTGAGGCATTTGTGAATTTAGGCGAACCTAGTATCCCTGTTGCTTAA
- the LOC126790988 gene encoding protein-S-isoprenylcysteine O-methyltransferase A isoform X1, giving the protein MLCRGQLLYAFTTRMSLFQHICIDVERQFSVLVSYSVSSFAGLTPLQQIPHLIRSIVTKMEQVFTYTACRQLSQMFAAMIFFHVSEYILAASIHGKENVTLKSLLISTNYLVAMIFSLLEYVIEIVLFPGVKEFWWVSNSGLAMVVIGEIIRKMAIITAGRSFTHLIRTRPSEHHVLVTNGIYRVVRHPSYCGFFIWSVGTQIMLCNPISTMAFALVVWRFFEQRIPYEEFYLRQFFGSQYEEYGRRVPSGVPFVK; this is encoded by the exons ATGCTCTGTCGTGGCCAACTCCTCTATGCATTCACAACAAG GATGTCCTTATTCCAGCATATCTGCATTGATGTTGAGAGACAATTCTCGGTTTTAGTCTCATATAGTGTTTCATCCTTTGCAG GTCTCACTCCCCTGCAGCAGATCCCACATTTGATTCGCTCTATTGTAACAAAGATGGAGCAAGTCTTCACTTACACGGCCTGCCGACAATTGTCTCAGATGTTTGCGGCCATGATCTTTTTTCATGTTTCAGAATACATTTTAGCAGCCAGCATTCACGGGAAAGAAAATGTTACTCTTAAATCTCTTCTGATCAGCACGAACTACCTGGTCGCAATGATCTTTTCCTTGCTGGAGTACGTCATTGAAATCGTTTTGTTCCCTGGTGTGAAGGAGTTTTGGTGGGTCAGCAACTCAGGCCTTGCAATGGTTGTAATAGGGGAAATCATCCGGAAGATGGCAATAATCACAGCTGGTCGGTCATTCACTCATCTGATAAGGACTCGTCCCTCAGAGCATCATGTATTGGTTACGAATGGAATTTATAGAGTTGTTCGTCATCCTAGTTACTGTGGTTTCTTCATCTGGTCAGTGGGCACTCAGATAATGCTTTGTAATCCCATCTCAACAATGGCATTTGCACTGGTAGTTTGGCGCTTCTTTGAACAAAGAATTCCGTATGAAGAGTTCTACTTGAGGCAGTTCTTTGGCTCACAGTATGAGGAATATGGTAGGCGTGTTCCTTCCGGGGTGCCTTTTGTGAAGTGA
- the LOC126790988 gene encoding protein-S-isoprenylcysteine O-methyltransferase A isoform X2: protein MSLFQHICIDVERQFSVLVSYSVSSFAGLTPLQQIPHLIRSIVTKMEQVFTYTACRQLSQMFAAMIFFHVSEYILAASIHGKENVTLKSLLISTNYLVAMIFSLLEYVIEIVLFPGVKEFWWVSNSGLAMVVIGEIIRKMAIITAGRSFTHLIRTRPSEHHVLVTNGIYRVVRHPSYCGFFIWSVGTQIMLCNPISTMAFALVVWRFFEQRIPYEEFYLRQFFGSQYEEYGRRVPSGVPFVK, encoded by the exons ATGTCCTTATTCCAGCATATCTGCATTGATGTTGAGAGACAATTCTCGGTTTTAGTCTCATATAGTGTTTCATCCTTTGCAG GTCTCACTCCCCTGCAGCAGATCCCACATTTGATTCGCTCTATTGTAACAAAGATGGAGCAAGTCTTCACTTACACGGCCTGCCGACAATTGTCTCAGATGTTTGCGGCCATGATCTTTTTTCATGTTTCAGAATACATTTTAGCAGCCAGCATTCACGGGAAAGAAAATGTTACTCTTAAATCTCTTCTGATCAGCACGAACTACCTGGTCGCAATGATCTTTTCCTTGCTGGAGTACGTCATTGAAATCGTTTTGTTCCCTGGTGTGAAGGAGTTTTGGTGGGTCAGCAACTCAGGCCTTGCAATGGTTGTAATAGGGGAAATCATCCGGAAGATGGCAATAATCACAGCTGGTCGGTCATTCACTCATCTGATAAGGACTCGTCCCTCAGAGCATCATGTATTGGTTACGAATGGAATTTATAGAGTTGTTCGTCATCCTAGTTACTGTGGTTTCTTCATCTGGTCAGTGGGCACTCAGATAATGCTTTGTAATCCCATCTCAACAATGGCATTTGCACTGGTAGTTTGGCGCTTCTTTGAACAAAGAATTCCGTATGAAGAGTTCTACTTGAGGCAGTTCTTTGGCTCACAGTATGAGGAATATGGTAGGCGTGTTCCTTCCGGGGTGCCTTTTGTGAAGTGA
- the LOC126790988 gene encoding protein-S-isoprenylcysteine O-methyltransferase A isoform X3 — translation MEQVFTYTACRQLSQMFAAMIFFHVSEYILAASIHGKENVTLKSLLISTNYLVAMIFSLLEYVIEIVLFPGVKEFWWVSNSGLAMVVIGEIIRKMAIITAGRSFTHLIRTRPSEHHVLVTNGIYRVVRHPSYCGFFIWSVGTQIMLCNPISTMAFALVVWRFFEQRIPYEEFYLRQFFGSQYEEYGRRVPSGVPFVK, via the coding sequence ATGGAGCAAGTCTTCACTTACACGGCCTGCCGACAATTGTCTCAGATGTTTGCGGCCATGATCTTTTTTCATGTTTCAGAATACATTTTAGCAGCCAGCATTCACGGGAAAGAAAATGTTACTCTTAAATCTCTTCTGATCAGCACGAACTACCTGGTCGCAATGATCTTTTCCTTGCTGGAGTACGTCATTGAAATCGTTTTGTTCCCTGGTGTGAAGGAGTTTTGGTGGGTCAGCAACTCAGGCCTTGCAATGGTTGTAATAGGGGAAATCATCCGGAAGATGGCAATAATCACAGCTGGTCGGTCATTCACTCATCTGATAAGGACTCGTCCCTCAGAGCATCATGTATTGGTTACGAATGGAATTTATAGAGTTGTTCGTCATCCTAGTTACTGTGGTTTCTTCATCTGGTCAGTGGGCACTCAGATAATGCTTTGTAATCCCATCTCAACAATGGCATTTGCACTGGTAGTTTGGCGCTTCTTTGAACAAAGAATTCCGTATGAAGAGTTCTACTTGAGGCAGTTCTTTGGCTCACAGTATGAGGAATATGGTAGGCGTGTTCCTTCCGGGGTGCCTTTTGTGAAGTGA